A stretch of DNA from Anaerobacillus isosaccharinicus:
ATGCACCTAATACTGCTGTCATGAAAAAGCCAAAAACATTACCGATATACAATCCGAAAAATGCTTGTTTCGGTGTTTTTCCATAACGAGCCATGTCAGAGGCTGAGCTAACCCCAGAGACATATTGAACAAATGCTAAACTAGCAAAGAACAGCATCGTGCTTAGTTGATTAGTCCCTTTCATTTCCCATACATCGGTAAAAGTTAATCCAGCTTCTGCTGAGGTTATAAAAATGTAAAGCATGACAATACCGCCTAAAAATAAAACAGGCAGAAAATATTTTGTGATCTTTTTTACAGCTTCAAATCCAATTAAGGCAAGTATTGCCATAATAGATGCCATTGTTAACGCTAACAGGATAAACGGCACTTGAAAACCTAAAAATCTATCAAAAAGCTCTTTTAAAAGGTAAGTACCACCGATGGTTTGCACACTGAACCAATACAACGATGTTAGTGTCCGAACTGGAGAAGCAACAAACCTTGCACCCCTAATCCCCATTATCGAGCGCATGGCATATTGAGCTGGAATGCCATATTTTGCCCCTGGTAGCGCTAAGAATGAGACAAATAAAAATGCAACAGCCGCGCCAATGACCGTTGATAAGACTGCATAAAAAAAGGAAAGGCCACCTTCCAAGACGGCCAAAGCAGGTACTAGAAAGTTTCCTGCATTTACTGAGACAGCCATTTGGATCATCGCGTATTCTAATGAAGTTGTGGTCCTCAGTTCTTTTGGAACCGCTTCTAAACCAAAACGTTCAATGACTGTCCGTTTTTCAATTGGTTTTACTGCTTCTCCCATCTGTTAGCCCCCTATTGACTGAGCAATTGAAAAGATGTCTTGCGGTTGATGAGCATAAAAATCAGGTTTATTTTCCTTCGTTACTTCAATGGAATCAAAGCCCCAACTTACCCAAGCGATTTTAATCCCAGCCCGTTCGCAGGCTAAAATATCACGGAGTTCATCTCCTACATAAAGAACCTCAGAAGCTTTTAATCTATGTTTCTTTAGGAATTTCTTTATGACTTTATCTTTTCCAAA
This window harbors:
- a CDS encoding purine-cytosine permease family protein, which codes for MGEAVKPIEKRTVIERFGLEAVPKELRTTTSLEYAMIQMAVSVNAGNFLVPALAVLEGGLSFFYAVLSTVIGAAVAFLFVSFLALPGAKYGIPAQYAMRSIMGIRGARFVASPVRTLTSLYWFSVQTIGGTYLLKELFDRFLGFQVPFILLALTMASIMAILALIGFEAVKKITKYFLPVLFLGGIVMLYIFITSAEAGLTFTDVWEMKGTNQLSTMLFFASLAFVQYVSGVSSASDMARYGKTPKQAFFGLYIGNVFGFFMTAVLGAYTATLAGSWNPYVIATQMTNSTLFIFIIFVAAIFSMISINLSNAYTGGYSLLNSIPRLGRVRSAIAFGIAAITLSSFPALVNDAKVFISFLGAFIIPLSAVVVSDFLFIKKRNLTDDDFERLGNESYQYNKLGFLCVVIGMACYFILPEAYSPGFITFITTGTLYYLLTRRVSVVT